One Panicum virgatum strain AP13 chromosome 3N, P.virgatum_v5, whole genome shotgun sequence DNA segment encodes these proteins:
- the LOC120667409 gene encoding uncharacterized protein LOC120667409 has protein sequence MADPRTIGRNSAQRLSISLDLNQSVHSARVSGVDSTGRAKPHRTNTEGVVCTVHVEQMGVQCIQGVEGLRGSRALVSGDLDASTPRMSCFPALKQKVKSMDLNREASNGESMRTSAIGGTYLWDEASSTMSSHASHAIELGGFGCSIEDGSTLRALLEDDAVSVSQNSTTMGKSRMHEVFGQTENDDAANVRERLDWRNNIDLNILPTQSMLLPDAEDKTNEEQSVVGESIIQVSATADATVGWKRRNIITSGPNCIEDRIGRVSVLQQALMKFADRTTDCIINPEVGMEFDDLHEACEYYNLYSWECGFGIRKGKKRYSNNRANRKLPDDERYQLGQEFNCSCGGKPGDNLKTTSSRTQCPAMLRLSRTGNHGWVVVAHITEHNHELSNSYGEKKTVAITLSLGQVYQRFG, from the exons ATGGCGGATCCGCGGACAATAGGGAGGAATAGTGCACAACGCCTATCTATAAGTCTGGATCTGAATCAAAGTGTACATAGCGCAAGAGTGAGTGGTGTGGACAGCACCGGCAGAGCAAAGCCACATCGGACGAACACGGAAGGTGTTGTCTGCACTGTTCATGTAGAACAGATGGGGGTGCAATGTATACAAG GTGTCGAAGGATTAAGAGGTTCTCGTGCACTTGTGTCTGGAGATTTGGACGCATCGACGCCTCG GATGAGTTGTTTCCCGGCGTTAAAGCAAAAGGTGAAATCAATGGACCTTAACCGGGAGGCGAGCAATGGGGAGAGTATGAG GACTAGTGCTATAGGTGGTACATATCTTTGGGATGAGGCTTCCAGTACTATGTCAAG CCACGCAAGTCATGCAATTGAATTAGGTGGATTTGGTTGCAGCATTGAGGATGGTAGCACGCTCAG GGCCCTTCTCGAGGACGATGCAGTGTCCGTGAGCCAAAATAG TACTACTatgggtaaatcaaggatgcaTGAGGTGTTCGGTCAAACTGAAAATGATGACGCAGCTAATGTAAGAGAAAG GTTGGATTGGAGAAACAACATTGATCTGAACATCTTGCCTACGCAAAGCATGTTGCTTCCTGATGCAGAGGACAAGACGAATGAAGAACAGAGTGTTGTTGGAGAATCAATTATACAAGTTAGTGCAACAGCTGATGCTACTGTTGGATGGAAGAGAAG GAACATTATAACCAGTGGACCTAATTGCATAGAAGATAGAATTGGTAGAGTGAGTGTACTGCAACAGGCATTGATGAAATTTGCAGATAGGACCACAGATTGCATTATTAATCCTGAAGTAGGGATGGAATTTGATGATCTCCATGAGGCATGTGAGTACTACAATCTTTACTCATGGGAGTGTGGTTTTGGAATACGGAAAGGAAAGAAGCGGTACTCGAATAACCGGGCAAATAGGAAACTACCCGATGATGAAAGATACCAGCTTGGACAAGAATTCAATTGCAGCTGCGGT GGGAAACCAGGAGATAATTTGAAGACAACTTCTAGTCGTACCCAATGCCCAGCAATGCTGAGACTTAGCAGAACAGGTAACCATGGTTGGGTTGTTGTCGCGCATATTACTGAACATAACCATGAGCTGTCCAACTCTTAtggtgaaaaaaaaacagtggCCATCACATTATCACTTGGACAAGTATACCAAAGATTTGGTTAG